Proteins co-encoded in one Xiphophorus hellerii strain 12219 chromosome 10, Xiphophorus_hellerii-4.1, whole genome shotgun sequence genomic window:
- the csdc2a gene encoding cold shock domain-containing protein C2a translates to MSGTDPSLPTDPQLPLTSPRTPLQLSFPFLREGSRVWERERKPPQPGELPSPLPTKRTRTYSATVRARSGPVFKGVCKNFSRSQGHGFIRPTHGGEDIFVHISDIDGEYVPMEGDEVTYKVCPIPPKNQKVQAVEVVITHLNPGTKHETWSGQIISS, encoded by the exons ATGTCGGGCACCGACCCGTCATTGCCGACAGACCCCCAGCTGCCTTTGACGTCCCCCCGCACTCCCCTGCagctttcttttcctttcctgaGGGAAGGCAGCCGTGTTtgggagagggagaggaaacCACCTCAGCCTGGAGAGCTACCCAGCCCACTGCCAACAAAACGCACACGCACATACTCAGC gaCAGTACGAGCCAGATCAGGTCCTGTATTTAAGGGCGTGTGTAAAAACTTTTCCAGATCTCAGGGTCATGGATTCATCCGTCCTACGCATGGAGGAGAGGACATCTTCGTTCACATTTCTGA CATTGACGGGGAGTACGTGCCTATGGAAGGAGACGAGGTCACATACAAGGTGTGTCCGATCCCGCCCAAGAACCAGAAAGTCCAGGCTGTGGAAGTGGTCATCACCCACCTGAACCCGGGCACCAAGCACGAGACCTGGTCGGGTCAGATCATCAGCTCCTAG